Proteins encoded within one genomic window of Ranitomeya variabilis isolate aRanVar5 chromosome 4, aRanVar5.hap1, whole genome shotgun sequence:
- the LOC143765054 gene encoding uncharacterized protein LOC143765054: MEKSTTSKKKIADAVHTRWKSIRDRFVRDYRNNQNAASGSSGKRVTPYVHYDQLLFLQKTLSQRSTICSTAAPRPTEELEPSPVEPTQPEDVSGISEPRSADRSTVAAGVSARLQSQRGRKRATQKDEADAIIVDGLQRVEDMCRSELKDVRREITELQARESVYSANEWKLLFLSYVPVAQNIPAHRNFMFRQRLNELVEEFVGPQEPAPSGTRRMDLPAYNPQYRGRGETSVEPHRHSSSPSYSWADNTPVQYQSL, translated from the exons atggagaagtctacaacttcaaagaaaaaaattg ccgatgctgtccatacccgttggaagTCCATCCGCgatcgctttgtccgtgactaccggaacaaTCAAAATGCAGCAAGTGGATCCAGTggtaaacgggtgaccccgtatgtgcattacgaccaactgctctttcttcaaaaaacattgtctcagcgctc cacgatatgcagtaccgctgctCCGAGACCGACAGAGGAACTGGAACCTTCTCCAGTGGAACCAACACaacctgaagatgtgtctggcatcagcgagccacgatctgcggACAGAAGCACTGTTGCtgcaggtgtgagtgcccggttgcaatcacagcgtggacgcaagcgagcaacccaaaaagatgaagctgatgcaatTATCGTGGATGGACTCCAACGGGTAGAGGACATGTGTCGCAGTGAGCTGAAAGACGTGAGGCGCGAAATTACCGAGCTGCAAGCACGCGAGTCTGTCTACTCTGctaatgagtggaagctacttttcttATCCTATGTGCCTGTTGcccaaaatatcccggcacatagAAACTTTATGTTTAGACAAAGACTGAACGAGCTTGTAGAGGAATTTGTGGGACCACAAGAACCCGCTCCATCGGGAACTAGAAGAATGGacttgccggcctacaaccctcaatatagaggccgGGGTGAAACGAGCGTGGAACCTCATAGACAtagtagcagtccatcatatagttgggcagacaatacgcccgtgcAGTACCAAAGTCTTTAG